From Chloracidobacterium sp., the proteins below share one genomic window:
- a CDS encoding chlorophyllide a reductase subunit Y, producing MCQAFGSLRVMMRIEGVVPILVGNAGCVYGLDFVSHFYAARKSVLTPVYTAADLTNGRIEDRTRAAVAETIAQFNPRVIALITLCNEETVGLAIDAIAKDYAARAKDDPTFPLVVPMHVPGYGVKSHAEAKDIAASQLLKCLIERDGLPPRQADAASTIGEVFPADPLYLEQLLAKMDIRLVAHIPSRTLADFRKTLGVAVNVTLHPFYVKTCALLAKHKIPSMGCTPVGVEGTRTWVERIGRAFNVKPSKVEELAETESRAVAEVFAQNPVRGRIIVAGYEGSELMVARLLMEAGAEVPYVSTNIGQTPFTKEDEAWLAARGTTVVFRKTFDQDVIAVDELKPDLVLGTTALAAYAKERGIPSMYFTNIFASRPLFLAQGAQTIVELINQAIGRRAAYQSLTDFFADVEEETGVSAEAY from the coding sequence ATGTGTCAGGCGTTCGGTAGCCTGCGTGTGATGATGCGCATCGAGGGCGTTGTTCCAATTCTGGTCGGCAACGCTGGTTGCGTGTACGGGTTGGATTTCGTCTCGCACTTTTACGCAGCGCGGAAATCTGTCCTAACGCCTGTCTACACCGCCGCCGACTTGACCAATGGCCGCATCGAAGACCGGACTCGTGCCGCCGTGGCGGAGACCATCGCCCAGTTCAACCCGCGCGTCATTGCGCTCATTACGCTGTGCAATGAAGAAACGGTTGGTCTGGCGATTGACGCCATCGCCAAAGACTACGCGGCGCGCGCCAAGGATGACCCGACGTTTCCACTCGTCGTCCCGATGCATGTGCCCGGCTATGGGGTCAAATCGCATGCCGAGGCCAAAGACATCGCCGCGTCGCAGCTTTTGAAGTGCCTCATTGAACGGGATGGCTTGCCACCCCGCCAAGCCGACGCTGCTTCCACCATTGGCGAGGTCTTCCCGGCCGATCCGCTCTACTTGGAGCAGCTCCTCGCCAAAATGGACATCCGGTTAGTGGCGCACATTCCATCGCGGACGCTTGCTGACTTCCGTAAGACATTGGGGGTTGCGGTCAACGTGACGTTGCATCCGTTTTATGTGAAGACCTGCGCGCTGTTGGCGAAGCACAAGATTCCGTCCATGGGCTGTACGCCGGTTGGCGTCGAAGGCACGCGCACGTGGGTTGAGCGCATCGGGCGAGCCTTCAATGTCAAACCGTCCAAAGTAGAAGAACTAGCTGAGACGGAGTCGCGCGCCGTCGCCGAGGTGTTTGCCCAGAACCCAGTTCGCGGACGGATCATCGTCGCCGGCTATGAGGGAAGCGAGCTAATGGTGGCGCGTTTGCTGATGGAGGCTGGCGCGGAAGTCCCCTACGTTTCGACCAACATCGGGCAAACGCCTTTTACAAAAGAGGATGAAGCGTGGCTTGCGGCGCGTGGTACAACGGTTGTCTTCCGAAAAACTTTCGATCAGGACGTGATCGCAGTGGACGAACTCAAGCCCGATCTGGTATTGGGGACGACCGCTCTGGCCGCCTACGCTAAGGAGCGGGGCATTCCCAGCATGTACTTCACGAACATCTTTGCATCACGCCCGCTCTTTTTAGCGCAGGGTGCACAAACTATCGTTGAGTTGATCAACCAAGCGATCGGGCGGCGGGCGGCCTATCAAAGTTTGACGGATTTCTTTGCCGACGTTGAAGAAGAGACGGGTGTGTCGGCGGAAGCCTATTGA
- the lpxI gene encoding UDP-2,3-diacylglucosamine diphosphatase LpxI (LpxI, functionally equivalent to LpxH, replaces it in LPS biosynthesis in a minority of bacteria.): MSDASTPLVADGETYGLIAGNGRFPFYVLDGARAAGVRMVVAAIREETSPDIAAQGVTVEWCSVGQLGKMIRFFKREGVRRAVMAGQVKHRQIFSGALPDWRMARMLVKLARNNTDSLLGAVVAELAADGIELVDSTLFVPHLLAPLGVLTKRRPTAREQADIDYGLEVARVIAGLDLGQTIVIRNRAVVAVEAMEGTDAAILRAGELARRRELTVVKVAKPQQDMRFDVPVIGLTTVETMLAAGATALAVTAGKTLVFDREAAVALANQRGLAIVGV, translated from the coding sequence ATGTCGGACGCCTCTACTCCGCTTGTCGCCGACGGAGAGACGTACGGTCTCATTGCCGGCAACGGGCGATTTCCTTTCTACGTCTTGGACGGTGCGCGCGCCGCCGGCGTCCGCATGGTCGTCGCAGCCATCCGGGAAGAAACCTCGCCCGACATCGCCGCACAGGGGGTCACGGTCGAATGGTGCAGCGTCGGTCAACTCGGCAAGATGATTCGTTTCTTCAAGCGGGAAGGCGTTCGGCGGGCTGTCATGGCCGGGCAGGTCAAGCACCGGCAAATTTTCAGCGGCGCGCTCCCTGACTGGCGGATGGCGCGGATGCTCGTCAAACTCGCCCGCAACAATACCGACTCGCTGCTAGGCGCGGTCGTCGCCGAACTGGCCGCCGACGGCATTGAGCTGGTGGATTCAACGCTGTTTGTCCCACACCTGCTGGCGCCGCTGGGCGTTCTGACCAAACGCCGTCCCACTGCTCGTGAACAAGCCGACATTGACTATGGGTTGGAAGTGGCGCGAGTTATCGCCGGACTCGATTTAGGCCAAACAATTGTCATTCGCAATCGGGCGGTTGTGGCGGTGGAGGCGATGGAGGGAACGGACGCCGCCATTCTGCGGGCTGGGGAACTGGCCCGCCGCCGGGAACTCACCGTCGTCAAGGTCGCCAAGCCGCAGCAGGACATGCGCTTTGATGTGCCCGTCATCGGCCTCACGACTGTTGAGACAATGTTGGCCGCTGGAGCGACGGCGCTGGCTGTAACGGCCGGCAAGACGCTGGTGTTCGACCGTGAGGCGGCGGTCGCACTGGCCAATCAACGCGGTCTAGCCATTGTTGGTGTATAA
- a CDS encoding SurA N-terminal domain-containing protein, which produces MKRLASFLLILTLASGVSGLLAGCNATDGATGGTAEIAAKVNAVVIPLSKVNRRIEQTIRQQQPNAKLSDLSPIELAAAQLKALDALIGEEILLQRAQREQIQVTDAEVDQAVKRQIADEGLSEEDYRKKLKEAGLTEEEFRTETRHALLVSKLQDKLKAKVPAPSDREIEEFFNQNKEQFRLERGVSLGIIAVDPADNGLKNDAIGEVQAKEKIAKIAERLKAGDDFATVARTVSEDIQTAQNSGDAGFFPEDALRQTFGDALAKRFFSMTEGQITEPIPGANGRIYIFKLTGKRTEPVEPKLDNPEIRKRIVDIIRQQREQILVAALQASATNDARIENYLAQRILDNPINFGSARPAGSALLPKPETPSEAKPNGAKSDAKPLGTKPVETKPAEGRR; this is translated from the coding sequence GTGAAGCGTTTAGCCTCATTCCTTCTCATCCTAACGCTAGCCAGCGGCGTTAGCGGGTTGCTCGCCGGCTGCAACGCCACTGACGGCGCGACCGGTGGGACGGCTGAAATCGCCGCTAAGGTCAACGCCGTGGTCATTCCGCTTTCCAAGGTCAACCGCCGCATCGAACAAACGATTAGGCAACAGCAACCCAACGCCAAGCTAAGCGATTTAAGTCCAATTGAGCTGGCGGCGGCCCAACTCAAGGCGTTGGATGCACTCATTGGCGAAGAGATTCTCCTGCAACGCGCCCAACGTGAGCAAATCCAAGTCACGGACGCCGAAGTGGATCAAGCCGTCAAGCGGCAGATCGCTGATGAAGGACTCTCGGAGGAGGACTACCGCAAGAAGCTCAAAGAAGCTGGGTTGACCGAAGAAGAGTTTCGGACTGAAACCCGCCATGCCTTGTTGGTCAGCAAACTTCAGGACAAGCTCAAGGCGAAGGTGCCGGCGCCATCCGACAGGGAAATCGAAGAGTTTTTCAACCAGAACAAGGAACAGTTCCGGCTTGAGCGCGGTGTTTCACTCGGCATCATCGCCGTAGACCCGGCGGACAACGGACTGAAAAACGACGCTATCGGCGAGGTTCAGGCTAAGGAGAAAATCGCTAAGATCGCCGAGCGTCTCAAGGCCGGCGACGACTTCGCCACGGTCGCCCGCACCGTTTCGGAAGACATACAAACCGCGCAAAACAGCGGCGACGCTGGCTTCTTTCCAGAAGACGCACTCCGTCAGACGTTCGGTGACGCTTTGGCCAAGCGTTTCTTCAGCATGACCGAGGGGCAGATTACCGAACCGATTCCCGGCGCCAACGGCCGCATCTACATTTTCAAGCTAACCGGGAAGCGCACTGAACCCGTCGAACCCAAGCTGGACAACCCTGAAATTCGGAAGCGCATTGTGGACATTATCCGTCAGCAGCGCGAGCAAATTCTTGTCGCAGCGCTGCAGGCATCGGCGACCAATGACGCCCGAATTGAAAACTATCTCGCCCAGCGCATTCTCGATAATCCGATCAACTTTGGTTCAGCGCGGCCGGCCGGTTCGGCGTTGCTCCCAAAGCCCGAAACGCCGTCGGAAGCTAAGCCGAATGGAGCGAAATCAGACGCCAAGCCGCTGGGGACAAAGCCGGTTGAGACCAAACCAGCCGAAGGCCGCCGCTGA
- a CDS encoding enoyl-CoA hydratase/isomerase family protein translates to MNETPNAVLYEVTDGIATATLNRPDKRNALDANVLNGLRAAVQSAAQDPAVRVIVIAGAGKDFCAGADLAALDALAEQDVMHHLSDAETLVHLFTAMRNCPKPIVARVRGRALAGGCGLASACDLIVAEASAQFGYPEVNIGFVPAMVMAILRRNLGEKRALEWVLTGEIISAQQAHDWGFVNRVLPDETFETDFTAYVARLAARSGSAMHLTKRLLYHMDGLSFEAALRSGADINVIARHTADCRAGVAKFLKKA, encoded by the coding sequence ATGAACGAAACACCGAACGCCGTTTTGTATGAAGTGACTGACGGTATCGCCACGGCGACGCTCAACCGTCCGGACAAGCGGAACGCGCTCGACGCTAATGTGCTGAACGGACTGCGCGCAGCCGTCCAGTCGGCGGCCCAGGATCCGGCTGTGCGCGTCATCGTCATCGCCGGCGCTGGCAAGGACTTCTGCGCCGGCGCCGACTTGGCGGCGCTTGACGCCCTGGCCGAACAGGATGTTATGCATCACCTGTCCGACGCTGAAACGCTGGTGCATTTATTCACGGCGATGCGGAACTGCCCCAAGCCAATTGTGGCGCGCGTTCGGGGACGCGCGCTCGCCGGCGGCTGCGGGTTGGCTTCGGCCTGTGACCTGATTGTGGCTGAAGCGTCGGCGCAGTTCGGCTACCCGGAAGTCAACATCGGCTTTGTGCCGGCGATGGTTATGGCGATTCTGCGGCGCAATCTGGGCGAGAAGCGCGCGCTTGAGTGGGTGCTGACCGGAGAGATTATCTCGGCGCAGCAGGCGCATGACTGGGGGTTCGTCAATCGCGTCCTGCCGGATGAAACCTTTGAGACAGACTTCACGGCGTACGTAGCGCGGCTGGCGGCGCGCAGCGGCTCGGCCATGCACCTAACCAAGCGGTTGCTCTACCACATGGACGGCCTTAGCTTCGAAGCGGCCTTACGCAGCGGCGCGGACATCAACGTCATTGCCCGCCATACGGCCGACTGTCGCGCTGGCGTCGCCAAGTTTCTCAAGAAAGCCTGA
- the rpsO gene encoding 30S ribosomal protein S15 has translation MALSVETKSAILKEYGRHPTDTGSSEVQIALLTKRIEELTVHFKTHVKDNHSRRGLLKLVSQRRRLLNYLKRKDAERYQQVISKLGIRK, from the coding sequence GTGGCACTCAGCGTCGAAACCAAAAGCGCAATCTTGAAGGAGTACGGCCGCCACCCGACCGACACCGGGTCATCAGAGGTGCAAATCGCTCTGTTGACCAAGCGAATTGAAGAGCTGACGGTACACTTCAAAACCCACGTCAAGGACAATCACTCACGGCGCGGTTTGCTCAAACTCGTCAGCCAGCGGCGGCGGCTTCTCAACTATCTCAAGCGGAAAGACGCCGAACGTTACCAACAGGTCATCTCAAAACTTGGTATTCGGAAGTAG
- a CDS encoding ThiF family adenylyltransferase: MHDRYARQERFAGIGPAGQARLAQGRALVVGCGALGCTLADMLVRAGVGTVRVVDRDFVEWSNLNRQVLFDETDARERRPKARAAEARLRAVNSTVHVEGVVADVAPDTVEPLVAAADVILDGVDNFETRYLLNDACIKHGKPWIYGAAVGSYGATMTILPNETPCLRCVFEEPPDAATTPTCDTAGVILPIVHTIAAAQVVEALKLLTGQAALCRRSLWQVDVWTGKQATLNLPAARRRADCPCCGLRRFAFLTAERAAFAVVLCGRQAVQVRPAQAALTTLDFTELAARLARAGAVRHNADVLMFAADGLDATLFRDGRAIIKGTSSPAAARAFYAKYFGL, encoded by the coding sequence ATGCATGACCGCTATGCTCGTCAGGAACGTTTTGCCGGCATCGGCCCTGCCGGGCAGGCGCGGCTGGCGCAGGGGCGCGCGCTTGTCGTCGGCTGTGGGGCGCTAGGCTGTACTTTGGCGGATATGCTCGTCCGCGCCGGCGTTGGGACGGTGCGCGTTGTGGATCGGGATTTCGTCGAGTGGTCAAACCTCAACCGGCAGGTGCTCTTCGACGAAACCGACGCCCGCGAACGCCGTCCCAAAGCGCGCGCTGCTGAAGCCCGCCTGCGCGCCGTCAACAGCACCGTCCATGTCGAGGGCGTCGTCGCGGATGTCGCGCCCGATACGGTCGAACCGCTCGTGGCGGCGGCCGATGTCATTCTTGACGGTGTGGACAACTTCGAGACGCGCTACCTGCTCAATGACGCTTGTATCAAGCATGGGAAACCGTGGATTTACGGCGCGGCGGTCGGGAGTTACGGCGCGACCATGACCATTCTGCCAAATGAGACGCCCTGCCTGCGGTGCGTTTTTGAAGAACCGCCCGACGCGGCGACCACGCCGACGTGCGACACGGCCGGCGTCATCCTGCCGATTGTGCACACCATTGCGGCGGCGCAGGTCGTGGAGGCGCTCAAACTCCTAACGGGACAGGCGGCGCTGTGCCGCCGTAGCCTATGGCAGGTGGACGTCTGGACAGGTAAGCAGGCGACGTTGAATCTGCCAGCTGCGCGTCGCCGTGCAGACTGCCCCTGTTGCGGGCTGCGGCGCTTTGCGTTCCTAACCGCCGAACGCGCCGCCTTCGCTGTCGTCCTCTGCGGACGCCAAGCCGTACAGGTGCGGCCGGCGCAGGCTGCGCTGACCACTCTTGACTTCACCGAGTTGGCGGCGCGGCTGGCGCGCGCCGGAGCGGTACGCCACAACGCCGACGTGCTGATGTTCGCCGCCGACGGATTGGACGCCACTCTGTTTCGGGACGGCCGCGCCATCATCAAAGGCACGTCTAGTCCGGCGGCGGCGCGCGCCTTCTACGCCAAGTACTTCGGGCTGTAG
- a CDS encoding ABC transporter permease, giving the protein MYETLLLLLSLGGSALRLSTPLILAALGGLYAERSGVINMALEGIMLAGAFTAATVTALTGSPWLGLLTGLAAGLGVAALHAFCCITCRADQVVTGTAVNILMLGVPPLISGALFESTGSTPSLAKTQTLPTLPIVAALVAAPVTRFVLFKTPFGLRLRAVGENPEAAATAGVSVAWIRWQGVLISGLLAGLAGVYLSIGQNSLYTRNMTAGRGYIALAALIFGNWLPFRVLAACLLFGFMDAVQIRLQGTSSVPTQFIQIIPYVFTMVVLAGFIGKSTPPRALGMPYVKEQR; this is encoded by the coding sequence GTGTACGAGACCCTCCTGCTTCTTCTGTCTTTGGGCGGCTCGGCGCTTCGGCTCTCGACACCGCTCATCTTGGCGGCGCTGGGCGGGCTGTACGCCGAACGGAGCGGCGTCATCAATATGGCGCTGGAAGGCATCATGCTAGCCGGAGCGTTTACGGCGGCGACCGTGACGGCGCTCACCGGAAGCCCTTGGTTGGGGCTGTTGACCGGCCTTGCCGCTGGCCTAGGCGTCGCCGCCCTCCACGCTTTTTGCTGCATTACCTGCCGGGCCGATCAGGTCGTGACGGGGACAGCCGTCAACATTTTGATGCTGGGTGTCCCGCCCTTGATTTCAGGGGCGTTGTTTGAGTCCACAGGTTCGACGCCGTCGTTAGCAAAAACACAAACGTTGCCAACGCTGCCCATTGTCGCTGCATTGGTGGCTGCGCCAGTGACAAGGTTTGTCCTTTTCAAGACGCCTTTTGGGCTGCGACTGCGCGCCGTGGGCGAAAACCCGGAAGCGGCGGCGACGGCGGGCGTCAGCGTGGCGTGGATTCGTTGGCAGGGGGTTTTGATTTCAGGATTACTGGCTGGTCTCGCTGGTGTGTATCTCTCGATTGGGCAAAATTCGCTCTACACACGGAATATGACCGCCGGACGCGGCTACATTGCTTTGGCGGCGCTCATTTTTGGCAACTGGCTGCCGTTTCGTGTACTTGCCGCATGCCTGCTCTTCGGCTTTATGGACGCCGTTCAGATTCGGCTTCAGGGAACGTCCTCTGTGCCAACGCAGTTTATCCAGATCATTCCCTATGTTTTCACGATGGTGGTGTTGGCTGGTTTTATCGGGAAGTCCACGCCACCGAGGGCGCTGGGCATGCCCTACGTGAAAGAGCAGCGTTAG
- a CDS encoding SUMF1/EgtB/PvdO family nonheme iron enzyme → MRSVGPDDPGRTNVAIPAVSSSEAPPTPLAVTSSSENDGYGQTDGFILGEISSPNLRLESQPSKAISEPETIPELFRSGAESPSLPPTMVVAPPSAPPSRDAVTLDPLATVPGDAAAVPPPLPKPAPPSGALASTPTPSSGVPLPPEVAATPFRPVEPPIGAPRPMGRTPAQELSAPPPKPPTDLFVQTAPTIIPSRSRSRTGLVIGLSAAAIVLVIAVVGVIAYFQLATPSPAPVSETPPVVAEPPLVASEPPQSSAPEKPAVPENMIAIPGGEYTIGRNAGDFFDRYEKPQHTVTLRPFYIDKTEVTNADYQKFIEATGHPAPTSWPNGRFEPGKELFPVTGVTLADAEAYAKWAGKRLPTEEEWEVAAHGRTPTAFPWGNAFDPSRANVKASGLGVPVRVGTYPAGASPFGVLDMTGNVWEWTASEAKLYPGSTEKPPTWDKPLAPGVKLQIIRGGACTEDTKRCTTTYRNWVPSDFSARELGFRCAKDQPPQ, encoded by the coding sequence ATGCGTTCTGTTGGACCCGACGACCCGGGGCGAACAAACGTTGCCATCCCTGCCGTCAGTTCCTCTGAAGCGCCGCCTACTCCGTTGGCGGTTACGTCCTCGTCCGAGAATGACGGTTACGGTCAAACTGACGGTTTCATTCTTGGCGAGATTTCGTCTCCTAATTTACGTCTTGAGTCTCAGCCCTCCAAAGCAATTTCTGAGCCAGAAACCATCCCAGAATTGTTCCGCAGCGGCGCTGAGTCGCCTTCGCTGCCCCCAACGATGGTTGTTGCGCCGCCTTCTGCGCCGCCGTCACGGGACGCTGTGACATTAGACCCGTTGGCGACCGTTCCCGGCGATGCAGCGGCTGTGCCGCCGCCTCTGCCGAAGCCTGCGCCACCAAGCGGCGCGCTGGCATCCACTCCGACCCCATCAAGTGGCGTGCCGCTGCCGCCGGAGGTCGCTGCGACGCCGTTCCGCCCTGTTGAGCCGCCCATAGGAGCGCCGCGTCCAATGGGGCGAACCCCTGCCCAAGAGTTGTCTGCTCCACCCCCCAAACCGCCAACCGACTTGTTCGTACAAACCGCCCCCACCATCATCCCATCGCGCTCGAGGTCACGAACAGGGTTGGTGATTGGCCTTTCGGCGGCGGCTATTGTACTGGTCATCGCTGTCGTTGGCGTGATTGCCTATTTTCAGCTAGCGACGCCGTCGCCGGCGCCAGTTAGCGAGACGCCGCCCGTCGTTGCAGAACCGCCGCTGGTCGCCAGTGAACCGCCGCAGTCGTCTGCTCCTGAAAAGCCGGCCGTCCCGGAAAACATGATTGCGATTCCGGGAGGGGAATACACGATTGGGCGCAACGCCGGCGACTTCTTCGACCGTTATGAAAAACCGCAGCACACCGTTACGCTGCGGCCGTTCTACATTGACAAAACGGAAGTCACCAACGCGGACTACCAGAAGTTTATCGAGGCGACCGGCCACCCCGCTCCGACTTCATGGCCAAACGGGCGGTTTGAACCAGGCAAGGAGTTGTTCCCGGTCACTGGTGTGACCCTTGCCGACGCCGAGGCGTACGCCAAATGGGCCGGCAAACGTTTGCCGACGGAGGAGGAATGGGAAGTCGCTGCCCATGGCCGGACGCCGACGGCGTTTCCTTGGGGGAATGCCTTTGATCCCAGTCGCGCCAACGTCAAGGCGAGCGGCCTTGGCGTCCCGGTTCGGGTCGGAACTTATCCGGCTGGCGCCAGCCCGTTTGGCGTTCTGGACATGACCGGGAATGTCTGGGAATGGACGGCCTCCGAAGCTAAGCTGTACCCCGGCAGTACGGAGAAACCGCCGACTTGGGACAAACCTCTTGCCCCTGGCGTCAAGTTGCAAATTATCCGCGGCGGAGCGTGTACTGAAGATACGAAGCGGTGCACCACGACCTATCGCAACTGGGTGCCGTCAGACTTCAGCGCCCGCGAACTCGGTTTTCGGTGCGCCAAGGATCAGCCGCCGCAGTAA
- the pnp gene encoding polyribonucleotide nucleotidyltransferase, producing the protein MYVKQTIQIGGRSLSLETGKIARQADGAVMVTCGETVVLVTAVAAKEPSARGFFPLTVDYREYGYASGRIPGGYFKREGRPTEREILTCRLIDRPLRPLFTDGFDCETQIIALVMSADKHNDPDVLAITGASAALYISDIPFETPIAGVRVGLVDGKLVINPTYQEVRASSLNLTVAGSEEAIVMVEASAKEVSEEIIIEALLFGHNEIKRLCAFQHDLRAKVGKPKRKVTPVVLDEAILQAVAAEYTERLRAALDVRGRSKLTSYAELDALEKEVVERYPADNPDQRAMAKRVFEHLKEKIFREDILLNRRRPDGRKFSEIRPIEIEVGVLPRAHGSALFTRGETQAIVTATLGTSQDVQYLDDLEVGEIKRDFMLNYNFLPFSVGEIGRMGSPGRREVGHGALAHRALQAVLPTDDFPYVTRVVSDITESNGSSSMATVCGGALALMDAGVPIKAPVAGVAMGLVMDDKRYAVLTDIAGAEDHYGDMDFKVAGTRHGVTALQMDIKVKGLNAQILADALQQAKQGRLYILDKMQAVLPAPRPQINPLAPRILTFQIPVAKIRDVIGTGGKVIRGIVEKTGCKIDIEDSGRVIIAASDQEAGRRAQAMIEAITEEAEPGKTYLGTVTRIAEFGAFVEIFPGTEGLLHISEIANYRVRSVADELKEGQQLMVKCLSTDPSGKIRLSRRALLEEEASTQGSSERPAGPERDNDRRPRRR; encoded by the coding sequence ATGTATGTCAAGCAAACGATTCAGATTGGTGGGAGGAGCTTATCGCTCGAAACAGGCAAAATCGCTCGGCAAGCCGACGGCGCTGTGATGGTGACCTGTGGTGAAACGGTGGTGCTGGTGACAGCCGTCGCCGCTAAAGAACCAAGCGCGCGCGGCTTCTTTCCGCTGACAGTGGATTATCGGGAATATGGTTACGCTTCTGGCCGGATTCCGGGCGGTTACTTCAAACGAGAAGGTCGGCCGACCGAACGGGAGATTCTGACGTGTCGGTTGATTGATCGCCCGCTCCGGCCGCTGTTTACAGACGGCTTCGACTGCGAGACACAGATCATCGCGCTGGTGATGTCGGCTGATAAGCACAACGATCCCGACGTACTCGCCATTACCGGCGCGTCGGCGGCGCTCTACATTTCGGACATTCCGTTTGAGACGCCAATTGCAGGCGTCCGGGTCGGGTTGGTGGATGGTAAGCTCGTCATCAACCCCACATATCAAGAAGTGCGCGCGTCGAGCCTAAACCTGACTGTCGCCGGCAGCGAAGAAGCAATTGTGATGGTCGAGGCGAGCGCAAAGGAAGTCAGTGAGGAGATCATCATCGAAGCGCTGCTTTTTGGTCACAACGAAATCAAACGGCTCTGCGCCTTCCAGCACGATTTGCGCGCCAAGGTCGGCAAGCCAAAGCGTAAGGTGACGCCGGTGGTCTTGGATGAAGCCATCCTACAGGCTGTCGCCGCTGAGTATACAGAACGCCTGCGGGCGGCCCTCGACGTACGCGGACGCAGCAAGTTGACGAGCTACGCCGAACTCGATGCCCTGGAAAAGGAAGTTGTTGAGCGATACCCGGCTGACAATCCTGACCAGCGCGCGATGGCGAAGCGCGTCTTTGAGCATTTGAAAGAGAAGATTTTCCGCGAGGACATTCTACTCAATCGTCGGCGTCCCGACGGACGCAAGTTCTCGGAGATTCGCCCGATTGAGATTGAGGTCGGCGTGTTGCCGCGCGCTCATGGGAGTGCGCTATTTACGCGCGGTGAAACGCAGGCGATTGTCACGGCGACACTGGGCACAAGCCAAGATGTGCAGTACTTGGACGATTTGGAAGTGGGCGAAATCAAGCGCGATTTCATGCTCAACTATAACTTCCTACCGTTCAGTGTGGGTGAGATCGGGCGAATGGGAAGCCCTGGACGGCGTGAGGTCGGTCATGGCGCGTTGGCGCATCGGGCGTTGCAGGCGGTGTTGCCGACTGACGACTTTCCCTACGTTACGCGCGTTGTGTCGGACATTACGGAATCCAATGGGTCATCCTCGATGGCGACGGTGTGCGGCGGGGCGTTGGCGCTGATGGACGCCGGCGTGCCGATCAAAGCGCCCGTCGCGGGAGTGGCGATGGGGTTGGTGATGGACGACAAGCGGTACGCCGTCCTGACCGACATCGCCGGCGCGGAAGACCACTACGGTGACATGGATTTCAAGGTGGCTGGCACGCGCCACGGTGTTACAGCCTTGCAGATGGACATCAAGGTGAAGGGCCTCAACGCGCAAATCTTGGCTGACGCCCTTCAGCAGGCCAAGCAGGGGCGACTGTACATTCTGGACAAGATGCAGGCCGTACTGCCGGCACCGCGTCCGCAAATCAATCCGTTGGCGCCGCGCATTCTGACGTTCCAAATCCCGGTCGCCAAGATTCGGGATGTCATTGGCACGGGCGGCAAGGTGATCCGTGGGATTGTGGAAAAGACTGGCTGTAAGATTGACATTGAGGATTCCGGGCGCGTCATAATCGCCGCTTCTGATCAGGAAGCTGGTCGGCGGGCGCAGGCGATGATCGAAGCCATCACTGAAGAGGCCGAGCCGGGGAAGACCTATCTTGGCACAGTGACGCGCATCGCCGAGTTCGGGGCGTTTGTCGAAATTTTCCCCGGCACGGAAGGGTTGCTCCACATTTCCGAAATCGCCAACTACCGTGTCCGGTCGGTCGCCGACGAGCTGAAGGAAGGTCAGCAGTTGATGGTGAAGTGCCTGAGTACGGATCCGAGCGGCAAGATTCGGCTCAGTCGGCGCGCTTTGCTCGAGGAGGAAGCCTCTACTCAAGGCAGCTCGGAGCGTCCGGCCGGCCCGGAGCGCGACAATGACCGCCGACCACGCCGCCGCTAG